One Phoenix dactylifera cultivar Barhee BC4 chromosome 8, palm_55x_up_171113_PBpolish2nd_filt_p, whole genome shotgun sequence genomic window carries:
- the LOC103723354 gene encoding receptor protein kinase TMK1-like gives MGKVRSPSPLPLLLLLFLSLLPSPSLCDDSAAMQDIAKSLIVPQWKLANGDPCSWPGVSCQGGSVVEINLRNKGVSGELSASISNLSSLKSLQLQKNQIKGDLPSLANLASLQSVYIDSNAFSTMPADFFSGLTSLQTMTLDKNPFKPWSIPDDVSKCENLVVFSASDAGVTGNIPDFFGKMPKLQSLTLSYNTMKGELPASFKGSNIQSLVLNNQQAGSQLTGRIDVIARMTQLSVVWLQSNGFTGPIPDLSDLASLTDFRARDNFLTGVVPPSLISSATLKNVTLSNNKLQGPMPKFADGVTVDIDKGNQFCVENPAEQCDPRVTSLLEVAAGFEYPMDLTESWQGNDPCKNWQGVTCGGQDIVVLNFANRRYSGIISPAIGNFASLQKLILSNNSLSGRIPDSLTKLQKLTLVDVTNNDLSGKVPEFRQTVEVRKEGNPNIGKEVDPSGGDSGSNGSSSKFQAATAAGIVIGVLVGMGCLAAALICYIHRRKRKKFGRVATQTPANGPELVKIGVMGMNLNDGSWNGRYTQNNMGSTTDTQGMCMSIHAIRSATNNFSEDNIIGRGGFGVVYKGQLNGTMIAVKRSRVGLIGEKGNEEFRAEIDVLQRVRHRHLVALLGYCDDEDEQLLVYEYMPGGTLEQHLFECSENGFSPLTWQQRLAVALDVARGVQYLHSLAQESFIHRDLKPLNILLDNDKRAKVSDFGLVKLALDKQKSMMTRLAGTFGYLAPEYAITGKVTTKIDVYAFGVILMELITGERVLDDTRPDEDTNLVYVFRRNILDKENFLKSSPDPNLHLDEEDLISLWEVAELARYCTAREPSQRPDMSHAVNKLAPLVEKWKPTSCDDDSDGDPEMSLRGRLEGWQNGESRFTEWYNEDPSIRYV, from the exons ATGGGGAAGGTTAGGAGcccttctcctctccctctgctcctcctcctctttctctccctcctcccttctccctctctctgcgATGACAGTGCAGCCATGCAGGACATCGCCAAGAGCCTTATCGTCCCTCAATGGAAGCTCGCCAACGGCGACCCATGCAGCTGGCCCGGGGTCTCCTGCCAAGGCGGGAGCGTCGTCGAAATTAACCTCAGGAACAAGGGTGTCTCCGGCGAGCTGTCCGCCTCCATCTCCAATCTATCCTCCCTCAAATCCCTCCAGCTCCAGAAAAACCAGATTAAAGGTGATCTCCCCTCCCTCGCCAATCTCGCCAGCCTCCAGAGTGTGTACATCGACAGCAATGCCTTCTCCACCATGCCTGCCGATTTCTTCTCCGGCCTCACAAGCCTTCAGACCATGACTCTCGACAAGAACCCGTTCAAACCGTGGTCCATACCAGATGATGTATCCAAGTGCGAGAATCTCGTGGTATTCTCCGCCTCCGACGCCGGGGTCACCGGCAATATCCCGGATTTCTTCGGCAAAATGCCCAAATTGCAGTCGCTGACACTTTCTTACAACACCATGAAAGGCGAGCTCCCGGCATCCTTCAAGGGATCCAATATTCAGTCGCTTGTACTCAACAATCAACAGGCCGGCTCCCAGCTTACCGGGCGGATCGACGTGATCGCACGGATGACCCAGCTGTCAGTGGTATGGCTGCAATCAAATGGCTTCACAGGGCCCATCCCGGATCTCTCGGACCTCGCCTCCTTGACTGACTTCAGGGCCCGGGACAATTTCCTCACCGGAGTTGTCCCGCCGTCGCTGATATCGTCCGCCACCCTCAAGAACGTCACGCTGTCGAACAACAAGCTCCAGGGCCCCATGCCTAAGTTTGCCGATGGCGTGACCGTCGACATTGACAAGGGCAACCAATTCTGTGTCGAGAATCCGGCGGAGCAGTGCGACCCGAGAGTGACGTCGCTGCTGGAAGTCGCGGCAGGCTTCGAGTACCCGATGGACCTCACAGAATCCTGGCAGGGGAACGATCCCTGTAAGAATTGGCAAGGTGTGACCTGTGGTGGCCAGGACATCGTGGTCCTTAATTTTGCGAACCGGCGTTACAGTGGGATCATCTCTCCCGCCATTGGTAACTTTGCCTCATTGCAGAAGCTGATACTGAGCAACAACAGCCTCTCGGGCCGAATACCAGATAGCTTGACGAAGTTGCAGAAGCTGACGCTTGTTGATGTTACCAACAACGACCTCTCAGGAAAAGTACCGGAATTCCGTCAGACTGTGGAGGTGAGGAAAGAAGGCAACCCGAATATCGGCAAAGAAGTGGATCCTTCCGGAGGAGATTCTGGTTCAAATGGGTCTTCATCAAAGTTTCAAGCCGCTACAGCTGCAGGAATAGTTATAGGTGTTTTGGTTGGTATGGGGTGCTTGGCGGCTGCATTGATCTGCTATATTCACAGAAGGAAGCGCAAGAAATTTGGTCGGGTTGCTACACAAACCCCTGCAAATGGGCCAGAATTGGTGAAGATAGGAGTGATGGGTATGAATTTGAATGATGGAAGCTGGAATGGACGGTACACTCAAAACAACATGGGGAGTACGACCGACACGCAAGGCATGTGCATGTCGATCCATGCCATCCGTAGTGCCACGAACAATTTTAGCGAGGACAACATTATAGGGAGGGGTGGATTCGGAGTCGTCTACAAAGGGCAGCTTAACGGGACGATGATTGCAGTGAAGAGGAGCAGGGTTGGCTTGATAGGTGAGAAAGGGAATGAAGAGTTCAGAGCAGAGATTGATGTGTTGCAAAGAGTAAGGCACAGGCACTTGGTGGCCCTCCTAGGTTATTGCGACGATGAGGATGAGCAGCTGTTGGTCTATGAATATATGCCAGGGGGGACTTTGGAGCAGCACTTGTTTGAATGCAGTGAGAATGGGTTTTCTCCTCTTACTTGGCAGCAGAGGCTTGCAGTAGCTCTGGATGTGGCTCGAGGGGTTCAATACCTGCACAGCTTGGCCCAGGAGAGTTTCATCCACAGGGACCTGAAGCCCTTGAATatattgttggacaatgacaagcgGGCTAAGGTTTCAGATTTCGGATTGGTCAAGCTTGCACTAGATAAGCAGAAGTCTATGATGACACGACTGGCGGGGACGTTCGGATATCTTGCACCTGAATATGCga TTACTGGAAAAGTGACAACCAAGATTGATGTATATGCATTTGGAGTTATATTGATGGAACTAATTACTGGAGAGAGGGTGCTCGATGATACCCGCCCGGATGAAGATACCAATCTGGTTTATGTCTTCCGCAGAAATATCCTTGACAAGGAAAACTTTCTTAAGTCGTCTCCAGATCCTAATCTtcatcttgatgaagaagatctcATAAGCTTATGGGAAGTAGCAGAACTTGCACGCTACTGTACAGCCCGCGAGCCTTCTCAGAGGCCTGACATGAGCCATGCTGTAAATAAGCTAGCTCCCCTCGTGGAAAAGTGGAAACCCACTAGCTGCGACGATGACAGTGATGGTGATCCAGAAATGTCTCTCAGAGGCAGACTTGAGGGATGGCAAAATGGTGAAAGCAGATTTACTGAATGGTACAATGAAGATCCCAGCATTAGATACGTTTAG
- the LOC103723357 gene encoding probable inactive receptor kinase At1g48480 yields the protein MDSPGFLLVFFLLPMFLCFHGGAPDLEADRAALLAFQAAVGRGALPWNGSATPCSWVGVICHGGRVTGIRLPATGLVGEIPAGTVGNLTALQLVSLRLNALSGPLPPDLADCKELRMVYLQGNRFSGAIPAGLFSLDKLVRVNLATNNFTGGISSGFNNLTRLEMLYLERNRLSGEIPDLDLPMLVQFNVSFNPLNGSIPVGLRRISSDAFLGTGLCGGPLGTCPGENSSTSPAPVLNASGGSEKNKLSGGAIAGIVIGAVVGLMIVAALFIILCRRGGGSRMAAAGRKSPESVMALRGNGAVENGNAAPAAAAAAAAARGSGYGKSLVFLRPGTDVYDLEDLLRASAEVLGKGTTGTTYKAMLEMGMAVAVKRLKDVNLPEGEFWEKVEAIVAMDHRNLVPLQAFYCSKDERLLVYDYIPMGSLSSILHGNRGALQTPLDWETRSGIALDAARGIEYIHSMGPGVSHGNIKSSNILLDKSFEAHVSDHGLANLVSPSTTPCHAAGYCAPEVTDARRVSQKAEVYSFGVLLLELLTGRSPTQAFHDEEGTNLPKWVRSVVREDWISEVFDLELLRYQNLKEEMVQLLQLAIDCAARYPDKRPSMSEVVIRIEEIRRSSLASTKRSHHQDHHAIDDMLMTNHLNPLIPLRSSDFTALILD from the exons ATGGATTCACCGGGCTTTCTTCTcgtcttctttctcctcccgaTGTTCTTGTGCTTTCATGGCGGAGCACCGGATCTGGAGGCCGACAGAGCTGCGCTCCTGGCCTTCCAAGCTGCCGTGGGGCGGGGGGCGCTGCCGTGGAACGGGTCGGCGACGCCGTGCTCGTGGGTGGGCGTGATTTGCCACGGCGGCCGCGTCACCGGGATCCGGCTCCCGGCTACCGGTCTCGTGGGCGAGATCCCTGCCGGAACTGTCGGCAACCTCACCGCCCTCCAGTTGGTCAGCCTCCGCCTCAACGCCCTCTCCGGGCCCCTCCCGCCGGACCTCGCTGACTGCAAGGAGCTCCGGATGGTCTACCTCCAGGGGAACCGCTTCTCCGGCGCGATCCCCGCCGGCCTGTTCTCTCTCGACAAGCTGGTTCGAGTCAATCTCGCCACCAACAACTTCACCGGCGGGATCTCTTCAGGTTTCAACAACCTCACCCGCCTCGAGATGCTCTACCTGGAGCGCAACCGGCTCTCCGGCGAGATCCCCGACCTCGACCTCCCGATGCTCGTCCAGTTCAACGTCTCCTTCAACCCGCTCAACGGATCCATCCCTGTGGGGCTCCGCCGGATATCGTCGGACGCGTTCCTGGGCACTGGCCTCTGCGGGGGCCCGCTGGGCACGTGCCCAGGGGAGAACTCATCAACGTCGCCGGCGCCGGTGCTCAATGCCAGCGGCGGGAGCGAGAAGAACAAGCTCTCCGGTGGTGCGATCGCCGGGATCGTGATCGGCGCCGTCGTCGGGTTGATGATCGTCGCCGCTCTCTTCATCATCCTCTGCCGGAGGGGCGGAGGGAGCAGGATGGCGGCGGCGGGGAGGAAGTCGCCGGAGTCTGTGATGGCGTTGAGGGGCAACGGGGCAGTCGAGAACGGGAATGCGGCgcctgcggcggcggcggcggcggcggcggcgcgcGGGAGTGGGTATGGGAAGAGCCTGGTGTTCTTGAGGCCAGGGACGGATGTGTACGATCTGGAGGATTTGCTGAGGGCGTCGGCGGAGGTGTTGGGGAAGGGAACGACGGGGACGACGTACAAGGCAATGCTAGAGATGGGGATGGCGGTGGCTGTGAAGAGGCTCAAGGACGTCAACCTCCCGGAGGGGGAGTTCTGGGAGAAGGTCGAAGCCATCGTCGCGATGGACCACCGGAACTTGGTGCCACTGCAGGCATTTTACTGCAGCAAGGATGAGAGGCTTCTTGTCTATGATTACATTCCAATGGGAAGCCTCTCCTCTATTCTCCATG GGAATAGAGGAGCTCTTCAGACCCCTCTTGACTGGGAGACAAGATCTGGCATTGCCCTTGATGCAGCCCGAGGCATCGAATACATCCACTCCATGGGCCCTGGAGTATCACATGGCAACATCAAGTCCTCCAACATCCTCTTGGACAAATCATTCGAGGCCCATGTCTCCGACCATGGCCTTGCTAATCTCGTGAGCCCCTCCACCACGCCCTGTCATGCTGCCGGCTACTGTGCACCAGAGGTCACCGATGCCCGAAGGGTCTCGCAGAAAGCTGAAGTGTACAGTTTCGGTGTGCTCCTACTGGAACTGCTTACAGGCAGGTCCCCAACGCAGGCTTTCCATGATGAGGAGGGCACCAATCTGCCAAAGTGGGTTCGATCAGTTGTCCGAGAGGATTGGATTTCAGAGGTGTTTGATCTTGAGCTTCTAAGGTACCAGAATCTGAAGGAGGAGATGGTACAGCTGTTGCAGCTGGCCATAGATTGTGCTGCGCGGTACCCGGACAAGCGACCATCGATGTCAGAGGTGGTGATCCGGATTGAGGAGATCCGCAGATCGAGCTTAGCATCTACGAAGAGAAGCCATCATCAGGATCACCATGCAATTGATGATATGCTGATGACCAATCATCTAAACCCACTGATTCCATTGAGGAGTTCAGACTTCACAGCATTGATTCTTGACTGA
- the LOC103723353 gene encoding uncharacterized protein LOC103723353, protein MNFSRKARASLSSLLSRYRNPLPKTPTARSNGFRYSPPPPSNRSAPFSRIFRPAAPFGAGASTGGWRRCYYYYVDNRQLQHFRRRGGPRWYQNPRAVLLVAVVGGGAAISVYYGNLESVPYTKRTHFILLSPSLERQLGESQFEQLKAALRGKILPALHPDSIRVRLIAKEIIDALQRGLRHDERRWSDMEYASEFPAAADLAIPERSRDTLLALRREEAKIEEKWSPEDEILDDRWIHKSRKEGEARGTAVKHLEGLNWEILVVRDSTVNAFCLPGGKIVVFTGLLDHFRTDAEIATVIGHEVGHCVARHVAEGITKNLWVALLQLILLQFLAMPDLINAMSTLVLRLPHSRRMEMEADYIGLLLLASAGYDPRVAPKVYEKLGQIGGDSALRDYLSTHPSGKKRSQLLSQAQVMEEALTIYRESAAGHGVGGFL, encoded by the exons atgaattttTCCCGGAAAGCAagggcctccctctcctctctcctctcccgtTATCGAAATCCTCTTCCCAAAACCCCAACCGCGCGATCCAATGGATTCCGATactctccccctcctccttctaATCGCTCCGCCCCCTTCTCCCGAATTTTCCGCCCCGCCGCCCCCTTCGGCGCCGGCGCCAGCACAGGGGGTTGGAGGCGATGCTACTACTACTACGTGGACAACCGCCAGCTCCAGCACTTCCGCCGTCGCGGCGGGCCTCGCTGGTACCAGAACCCCCGCGCCGTCCTCCTTGTCGCCgtcgtcggtggcggcgccgcCATCAGCGTCTACTACGGCAACCTCGAGAGCGTCCCCTACACGAAGCGCACCCACTTCAtcctcctctccccctccctcgagCGCCAGCTCGGCGAGTCCCAGTTCGAGCAGCTCAAGGCTGCCCTCCGCGGCAAGATCCTCCCCGCACTCCACCCCGACAGCATCCGCGTCCGCCTTATCGCCAAGGAGATCATCGACGCTCTCCAGCGCGGCCTCCGCCACGACGAGCGCCGCTGGAGCGACATGGAGTACGCTTCCGAGTTCCCTGCCGCCGCCGACCTGGCCATCCCTGAGCGCTCCCGGGACACTCTTCTAGCATTGAGACGTGAGGAAGCgaaaattgaagaaaaatggagCCCAGAGGATGAGATTCTTGACGACAGGTGGATCCACAAGAGCCGGAAGGAGGGCGAGGCTCGCGGGACCGCGGTCAAGCACTTGGAAGGATTGAATTGGGAGATCCTGGTTGTGAGAGACAGCACCGTCAATGCCTTCTGCCTTCCGGGCGGCAAGATTGTCGTGTTCACGGGGTTGCTCGACCATTTCAGGACCGATGCTGAGATCGCCACGGTCATAGGTCATGAG GTTGGCCATTGTGTTGCCCGGCATGTCGCGGAAGGGATCACGAAGAATTTGTGGGTTGCATTATTGCAGTTGATTCTTTTGCAATTCCTGGCGATGCCTGATCTTATCAATGCGATGTCAACTCTTGTCCTCAGGCTTCCTCACTCAAGGCG GATGGAAATGGAGGCAGATTATATTGGTCTCTTGCTACTTGCTTCCGCTGGATATGACCCCCGTGTGGCCCCAAAAGTCTACGAGAAACTGGGACAAATTGGGGGAGATTCAGCACTAAGAGACTATCTCTCCACTCATCCATCTGGCAAAAAAAGATCGCAATTGTTATCTCAAGCTCAGGTCATGGAAGAAGCACTGACCATATATAGAGAATCTGCTGCTGGTCATGGGGTGGGAGGCTTCCTCTAA